The genomic window AGGCCAAGGAGAACGACCTCAACTACGTCAAGCTCGACGGCGAGGTCGGCATCATCGGCAACGGCGCGGGTCTGGTCATGTCGACCCTCGACGTCGTCGCCTACGCCGGTGAGAGCCACGGCGGCGTCAAGCCCGCCAACTTCCTCGACATCGGTGGCGGCGCCTCGGCCGAGGTGATGGCGGCCGGGCTCGACGTCATCCTGGGCGACGCGCAGGTCAAGAGCGTGTTCGTGAACGTCTTCGGCGGCATCACCGCCTGTGACGCGGTCGCGAACGGCATCGTGAAAGCGCTGGAGATCCTCGGTTCCGAGGCGAACAAGCCGCTGGTCGTGCGTCTGGACGGCAACAAGGTCGAAGAGGGCCGCAAGATCCTCGTCGACGCCGCGCACCCGCTGATCACGCTTGCGCAGACAATGGACGAAGGCGCCGACAAGGCCGCCGAACTGGCAGCGGCCAAGTAAGGAAACCGGAAATGTCTATCTTCCTGAACAAGGACTCGAAGGTCATCGTCCAGGGCATCACCGGCGGCGAGGGCACCAAGCACACCGCACTGATGCTCAAGGCGGGCACCCAGGTCGTCGGCGGTGTCAACGCGCGCAAGGCGGGCACCACCGTCGCGCACACCGACAAGGACGGCAACGCGGTCGAGCTGCCGGTGTTCGGCACCGTCGCGGAGGCCATGAAGGAGACCGGCGCGGACGTCTCCATCGCGTTCGTCCCGCCGAAGTTCGCCAAGGACGCCATCATCGAGGCCATCGACGCGGAGATCCCGCTGCTCGTGGTCATCACCGAGGGCATCCCGGTGCAGGACACCGCCTACGCGTGGGCCTACAACGTGGAGAAGGGCAACAAGACCCGGATCATCGGCCCGAACTGCCCCGGCATCATCACCCCCGGCGAGGCGCTGGTCGGCATCACCCCGGCCAACATCACCGGCAAGGGCCCGGTCGGCCTGGTCTCGAAGTCCGGCACGCTGACCTACCAGATGATGTACGAGCTGCGCGATTTCGGCTTCTCGACCGCCATCGGCATCGGCGGCGACCCGGTCATCGGCACCACCCACATCGACGCCATCGAGGCGTTCGAGAAGGACCCGGAGACCAAGCTCATCGTCATGATCGGCGAGATCGGCGGCGACGCCGAGGAGCGGGCCGCGGCCTACATCAAGGCCAACGTCACCAAGCCGGTGGTCGGCTACGTCGCGGGCTTCACCGCCCCCGAGGGCAAGACCATGGGTCACGCGGGCGCGATCGTCTCCGGCTCGGCGGGCACCGCCCAGGCGAAGAAGGACGCGCTGGAGGCCGCGGGCGTGAAGGTCGGCAAGACGCCGTCCGAGACCGCCGCGCTCGCCCGCGAGATCCTCGAGAAGGCCAGCATCAGCGCCTGATTCGGATCGAAATCGTTACGAGGGCCGCCTTTCTCCGGGAAGGCGGCCCTCGTCGTCGGTCCGTCCGGTCGTCCGGCCAGTTGCTTAAGGATGACCCGAACGGACGAGTGCAGTAGCGTCAAGAGAGATCCAGCCGAACAACGACTCGACGTAGGAGACGACGACATGTCATACCCGACCGGGGGCTCCGGGTACAACACACCCGCGACGCCCTCCGCACCATCCAGCCTCGGCCAGTCCACTGGTGGTGCCAGCACAGGTACGAGCGCTTCCGGTTCCGATGCCAAGGGGCTGCCGTTCTTCCTGGTGGTCGGTGTCGCCGCGCTCGGCGTGATCAACTTCCTGCTCGGATTCCTGCCGTTCGCGGTCGAGGAGATCGAGCGCTCCGGCGCCACCATCACCGGTGACAGCTACAGCGGTTTCACGCTGTTCGGCGCGCCCGCCGCGCTCGGGCTGCTGCTGCTCGGTGGTCTGTTCGCCGGATTCTCGTTGCTGCCCAAGCAGAATTGGAAGGGCGCGGCCGCCGCCGCGTCGGCCGCGGGCTTCCTCCTCCTGCTGTTCCAGACCATCGCGCTACCGGACCAGCTCACCGCGGAGTTCGGCGCGTGGGTGCTGATCTTCCTCGCGCTGGTGCAGACCGGCGTCGCGGTCGCCGCGGTGCTCTTCGAGGCGGGCATCGTCAAGGCGCCCGCACCCAAGCCCGCGTCCGCGCAGGGCGCGCAGGGTGGTTTCGGCGGCCAGGCCCAGGGCGGCTACGGCCAGCAGCAGTTCGGCCAGGCCGGTCAGTACGGCCAGC from Nocardia bhagyanarayanae includes these protein-coding regions:
- the sucD gene encoding succinate--CoA ligase subunit alpha, with the protein product MSIFLNKDSKVIVQGITGGEGTKHTALMLKAGTQVVGGVNARKAGTTVAHTDKDGNAVELPVFGTVAEAMKETGADVSIAFVPPKFAKDAIIEAIDAEIPLLVVITEGIPVQDTAYAWAYNVEKGNKTRIIGPNCPGIITPGEALVGITPANITGKGPVGLVSKSGTLTYQMMYELRDFGFSTAIGIGGDPVIGTTHIDAIEAFEKDPETKLIVMIGEIGGDAEERAAAYIKANVTKPVVGYVAGFTAPEGKTMGHAGAIVSGSAGTAQAKKDALEAAGVKVGKTPSETAALAREILEKASISA
- a CDS encoding DUF5336 domain-containing protein, encoding MSYPTGGSGYNTPATPSAPSSLGQSTGGASTGTSASGSDAKGLPFFLVVGVAALGVINFLLGFLPFAVEEIERSGATITGDSYSGFTLFGAPAALGLLLLGGLFAGFSLLPKQNWKGAAAAASAAGFLLLLFQTIALPDQLTAEFGAWVLIFLALVQTGVAVAAVLFEAGIVKAPAPKPASAQGAQGGFGGQAQGGYGQQQFGQAGQYGQQSQPSQPVFGQQPGQTYGQQSYGTGPQYQSQQQPYGQSQPSQPAYGQQQPGQSYGQQSYGQQPGYGAPQQGSPYGAAPAQQQPRPDESATQHFGGAQPGQQQYGAPGYGQQPQQSQPFGGEKPSDPASDATQAFRPSDDNK